One Silene latifolia isolate original U9 population chromosome 4, ASM4854445v1, whole genome shotgun sequence DNA segment encodes these proteins:
- the LOC141652726 gene encoding flavin-containing monooxygenase FMO GS-OX-like 9 gives MFTTMSQSKNVCVIGAGPSGLVAARELRKEGHKVVVIEQNHDIGGQWLYDPKTEGEDPLGRSTKFLKVHSSMYESLRLQSPREIMGYSDFPFVEKKGRDMRRFPSHREVFLYLNDFCEFFGLRDMIRFNTRVEYVGINNKEFCEVGNDIKWVVKSKEIVKGGGHKAGVVVVEEVFDAVVVASGHYSHPRLPTIKGMDQWKRRQIHSHVYRVPEPFGNEVVVIVGCSLSGQDLSIELTGVAKQVYVSAKSAHVTQGFAKVVAKHHNLHLRPLIDCLHEDGRILFVDGSSVIADTIIYCTGYSYTFPFLDTKGMVTVDDDRVGPLYEHTFPPSLAPSLSFVGIPRKLIGFPFFESQGKWVAQLLSGKRKLPSWEEMMQSIKELYQTKDASGIPKHNTHDLADFEYCDRYGDNVGFPHLEEWKKELCLSALQNAEVNLETFRDVYDDFELLQVAHQSPHFTQLGPEAFEI, from the exons ATGTTTACAACCATGAGCCAATCTAAGAATGTATGTGTGATAGGGGCAGGACCATCGGGGTTAGTCGCGGCTCGAGAGCTAAGGAAAGAAGGGCATAAGGTGGTAGTCATTGAGCAAAACCATGACATTGGTGGACAATGGCTATACGACCCGAAAACCGAGGGAGAAGATCCTTTAGGAAGGTCAACTAAATTTCTTAAGGTACATAGTAGTATGTATGAATCATTAAGGTTACAGTCTCCTAGGGAGATTATGGGGTATTCCGATTTTCCGTTTGTGGAGAAGAAGGGAAGGGATATGAGAAGATTTCCAAGTCATAGAGAAGTTTTTTTGTATTTGAAtgatttttgtgagttttttggATTAAGGGATATGATTAGGTTTAATACTAGGGTTGAGTATGTTGGTATTAATAATAAGGAATTTTGTGAGGTTGGAAATGATATTAAATGGGTTGTTAAGAGTAAAGAGATTGTTAAAGGTGGTGGTCATAAGGCGGgggtggtggtggttgaagaGGTTTTTGACGCGGTGGTGGTTGCTTCCGGCCATTACTCTCATCCTAGATTGCCTACAATCAAAG gaatggaccaatggaAGAGGAGACAAATACATAGTCATGTATACAGGGTCCCTGAGCCATTTggaaatgag GTAGTAGTAATAGTAGGATGTTCATTGAGTGGACAAGATTTATCAATAGAATTGACAGGAGTGGCCAAACAAGTGTATGTGAGTGCCAAATCTGCTCATGTTACTCAAGGTTTTGCCAAAGTCGTTGCCAAACACCACAATTTACATCTTCGTCCATTG ATTGACTGTCTACATGAAGACGGACGTATTTTGTTTGTTGATGGCTCTTCGGTCATTGCTGATACCATCATTTACTGCACCGG GTACTCATATACATTCCCATTCCTTGACACCAAAGGAATGGTGACAGTGGATGATGACCGAGTTGGACCTTTGTATGAGCACACTTTCCCTCCTTCCCTTGCTCCTTCTCTTTCTTTTGTCGGCATTCCTCGAAAG CTCATAGGTTTCCCTTTCTTCGAGTCACAAGGGAAATGGGTAGCGCAGCTGCTTTCTGGCAAAAGAAAGCTCCCGTCATGGGAAGAAATGATGCAGTCTATTAAAGAGCTTTATCAGACAAAGGATGCCTCTGGCATTCCGAAACATAACACTCATGATCTCGCGGACTTTGAG TACTGTGACAGGTATGGAGATAATGTAGGATTTCCGCACCTGGAAGAATGGAAGAAGGAGCTGTGTTTATCAGCTCTTCAGAATGCAGAAGTTAATTTAGAGACGTTCCGTGATGTATATGACGACTTTGAACTGCTACAAGTAGCTCATCAGAGTCCCCATTTTACTCAACTCGGACCTGAAGCATTTGAAATATAG
- the LOC141652727 gene encoding uncharacterized protein LOC141652727 has translation MQCHSYLPVYHSHYDLNVDINAGSRPNNNGNGIFRTEHCNNYVSTLSVPRAIFSYKELVRQTMVMHEATFKDQVQELHRLYRRQRELMTEIKSKELNLSHMQFVARSSNSSSTILSSSFRDNPCIKVTKTVIHVASQNDEHVDEYPFSKGRKIGGKLLDLELPGEVYIDSDDWESLGDARYAEGLTSASFPPSELSKLIVEADGVDCMASRVKTQLNDDSLTNINLEKKHGLLETKPEVHISSSDKKPLCTLEKGLLIQALPSFNGDFSRKKVKLNHRSKGYVGKKFDAGSSSGSCSEPKLESVACMSSITSVHLNYVNGSSSIDLNSPFFEAPEVDPFNGKTLVDNAKQNEIRSFDSLAGGTARKNKRFKVIDINLPCDPTTDDEPVPESALTGHDFRDSAKINLNISTRDDENALGIDLEAPSSPQVEEGPPPKGNSEENWAEIPGELAQIAAEAIISMSCKTRLFSETKDWQNCGISDSWNLKWFAELVTSVSTELDNEIDDFEAMNLNLPEIKPEEYLSGNHIEISSQTRKGRTKRSKRKDFQREVLPALASLSRVEVTEDIQIIEGLMEAAGTPWHLRSRRACRMGRKPRGIKEPPFSTEVLELTEEFVLSWGRDNRRPRGNRSPVSPADVTSRWLEFHKYLYDTVSL, from the exons ATGCAGTGCCACAGCTACTTGCCAGTGTATCATTCACATTATGATCTTAATGTGGACATAAATGCTGGTTCTAGGCCTAATAATAACGGCAATGGAATTTTTCGGACTGAGCACTGCAACAATTATGTGTCGACTTTGTCAGTCCCACGAGCTATTTTCAGTTATAAGGAGTTGGTACGCCAGACAATGGTCATGCATGAAGCTACATTTAAGGATCAG GTTCAAGAATTGCATAGACTTTACAGAAGGCAAAGGGAATTGATGACTGAAATAAAAAGCAAAGAACTTAATTTAAGTCACATGCAATTCGTGGCCCGATCTTCAAATTCTTCGTCAACAATATTATCCAGTTCTTTTCGGGATAACCCTTGTATAAAAGTAACAAAAACTGTCATTCATGTCGCTTCACAAAATGATGAACATGTGGACGAATATCCTTTTTCTAAGGGAAGGAAAATAGGGGGCAAGCTATTAGACCTTGAGCTTCCGGGTGAGGTGTACATTGACAGTGATGACTGGGAGTCCTTAGGAGATGCGCGATATGCTGAAGGCCTAACTTCAGCCAGCTTTCCTCCAAGCGAACTATCCAAGCTCATTGTTGAAGCTGATGGTGTCGACTGTATGGCTTCTAGAGTTAAGACTCAGTTGAACGACGATTCTCTAACAAACATAAATTTGGAAAAGAAGCATGGACTTCTTGAAACTAAACCCGAGGTGCATATTAGTTCGTCTGACAAAAAGCCTTTGTGCACCTTAGAGAAAGGTCTTTTAATTCAAGCACTCCCATCCTTCAACGGCGATTTCTCAAGGAAAAAGGTTAAATTGAACCACAGAAGTAAAGGGTATGTTGGAAAAAAGTTTGATGCTGGTTCAAGCTCAGGTAGCTGCTCTGAGCCGAAGTTGGAGTCAGTTGCTTGCATGTCATCCATAACCTCAGTTCACTTGAATTATGTGAATGGTTCAAGCTCAATTGATTTGAACTCGCCTTTTTTCGAAGCTCCTGAGGTTGACCCTTTTAATGGGAAAACTCTTGTTGATAATGCAAAGCAAAATGAAATTAGATCTTTCGATTCTTTGGCTGGCGGAACTGCGAGGAAAAACAAAAGATTTAAAGTGATTGATATTAATTTGCCATGTGATCCCACCACAGATGACGAACCAGTCCCTGAAAGTGCTCTAACAGGCCATGACTTCAGAGATTCAGCTAAGATTAACTTAAACATTTCTACGAGGGATGACGAAAATGCCCTTGGAATAGATTTGGAGGCACCTTCTAGCCCACAAGTTGAGGAGGGTCCTCCGCCTAAAGGAAACTCTGAAGAGAACTGGGCTGAAATCCCGGGAGAACTTGCACAGATTGCGGCCGAGGCCATTATTTCCATGTCATGCAAAACCCGTTTGTTCTCAGAGACCAAAGACTGGCAGAACTGCGGAATTTCTGACAGTTGGAATCTAAAATGGTTTGCAGAATTAGTTACTTCCGTTTCCACTGAGCTAGATAACGAAATTGATGATTTTGAGGCCATGAATTTGAACCTCCCTGAAATAAAACCAGAAGAATATTTGAGCGGAAACCATATCGAGATTTCAAGTCAAACACGAAAGGGTAGAACGAAAAGGTCAAAGAGAAAAGACTTTCAAAGAGAAGTTTTACCTGCTCTAGCTTCCCTTTCAAGGGTTGAGGTGACTGAAGATATTCAGATAATAGAAGGTTTAATGGAAGCTGCAGGTACTCCTTGGCATTTAAGGAGTAGAAGAGCTTGTAGAATGGGAAGGAAACCTCGAGGTATAAAAGAACCGCCATTTTCTACTGAAGTGTTGGAATTGACAGAAGAGTTTGTCTTGAGTTGGGGCAGAGACAACAGGCGGCCTAGAGGGAACAGAAGTCCAGTGAGTCCTGCAGATGTTACGTCAAGATGGCTCGAGTTTCATAAATACTTATATGACACCGTCTCATTGTAA
- the LOC141652728 gene encoding uncharacterized protein LOC141652728, whose translation MSTSSASSSSSSSAPTAAVSGDSKENNNGRPRFFDKKAKNMCWASADVVSGRHPDRWRKDAAGNIVCKRFCNCSGCLCFEYDHIVPFSKGGESTANNCQILQTRVNRYKSDKEMDPKLLKGYSCDLKFTDKELDIIEMAVYGDVIRPGNECRCRSVAEMLGTFKAKDRTNPCKLPYTEDS comes from the exons ATGAGCACATCATCtgcatcttcttcttcttcatcatcagcACCAACAGCAGCAGTATCAGGGGACAGTAAAGAAAACAACAATGGGAGGCCAAGGTTCTTTGACAAGAAGGCGAAGAACATGTGTTGGGCAAGTGCAGATGTAGTATCAGGACGTCATCCTGATCGTTGGAGAAAGGATGCAGCTGGTAACATTGTCTGTAAACGCTTCTGCAATTGTTCTGGTTGtttatgctttgagtatgatcaCATTGTCCCCTTTTCCAAAG GAGGTGAATCCACAGCTAACAATTGTCAAATCCTTCAAACTAGGGTCAACCGATACAAATCTGACAAAGAGATGGATCCCAAGTTATTGAAAGGATATTCATGTGATTTAAAATTCACAG ACAAGGAGCTTGATATAATTGAGATGGCAGTATATGGGGATGTCATACGACCAGGGAACGAATGTCGCTGCAGATCTGTTGCCGAAATGTTGGGAACATTCAAGGCTAAAGATCGCACCAACCCTTGCAAGTTGCCATATACTGAAGATTCATGA